Below is a window of Gemmatimonadota bacterium DNA.
CTGTGCGCGCCTTACGCTATGCCGGCATACCGCTTCGACTCCACCAGGGTTTACACGAACAAGCCGGCGTGCGGCCCGAAGCGCGGCCACGGTTCGGTGCAGCCTCGTTTCGCGTTCGAGGTTCAGCTCGACAAGCTTGCCGAGCGGTGCTCGCTCGACCCGTTCGAATTGCGAAGGCGCAACCTCCTCGCGGATGGAGAGAGGACTCTCAACGAACTGCGCGTGACCTCCAACGGCTTTGGAACATGTCTGGACGCCGTGGAACGCGCGAGCGACTGGAGGCGCAAGTTCCGGAGACTTCCTTTCGGACGCGGCGTGGGCGTGGCCGGCTCCACCTACATATCGGGGACCAACTATCCGATCTACCCGAACGAGATGCCCCAGTCCGCGATTCAGATGCAGATCGACCGGTCGGGGCGGGTGGCGGTCTTCAGCGGCGCGAGCGAGATCGGGCAGGGATGCGATTCGATGGTCGCCTACGTCGCCGCCGAGGAGCTGGGCGTTCCGCTGGACTACGTCAGAGTGATGAGGGGCGACACGGACTTCACGCCGGTGGATCTGGGGGCCTACTCCAGCAGGGTCACCTTCATGCTCGGAAACGCCGCCATCGACGCCGCTCGCAAGCTGAAGCGGCTGGTGCGGAAGGCAGTCGCCGAGCACTGGAGCCGGGGCCACGCGGGTACCCGTGACGAGGACGCGGCCCACGCGGGCAACGGAAGCCGGGCGAACGGGGCGGGGCCCGAGAGTGCACCGCCGGTCTCGGCGCGGCAGGTGCTTCTCGCAGGTGGACGCGCCATGTACGCGCCCGACACCTCGGTGAGCATGCACATCCGGGAAGCTTTCGAACTCGCGGAGGCGCGCTTCGGGACGCTGACGGCGAGCGGCTGGTACAACACGCCGAAGGACGTTCACGGCAGCTATCGCGGAGCCACGATCGGCGCCTCGCCGGCGTACTCCTTCACCGCCCACGTCGCCGAGGTGGATGTCGATGTCGAGTCCGGATACGTGGACGTGCGCCGTATCTGGATCGCGCACGATTGCGGACGAGCTCTGAACCCGGTCCTGGTCGAGGGGCAGATGGAGGGTTCCGCCTACATGGGATTCGCCGAGGCCCTGATGGAGGAGCACCTTTTCAGGGATTCCTCCGAAGGAAGGGCCGGACTGCTCACGGCCCCCTCTCTACTCGACTATCGCATACCCACAAGCCTCGACACGCCCGAACTCCGTTCCCTGATCGTCGAGTCGATCGACCCCGAAGGCCCGTACGGCGCCAAGGAAGCCGGCGAAGGCCCGCTCCACCCGTCGATTCCGGCCATCGCCAACGCCATATACGATGCTATCGGCGTGCGCTTGGACCGTCTGCCCTTCACCCCGCCGAAGGTCTGGCGGGCGATCGCCTGTGCGGAGGAGCTCGGGACGCTGGGCAAACCCCGGCCGCCGCACCGAGCGGGCGGGCGAGAATCGATTCCAGCAAACGCGCGCACCTCGTCTTGCCGGCAGTTTGCGCCCCGCCCTCAAGGGCGAACGGAGGGCACGGACGGATGCTGAGGCTTCCTCGGTACCGCTATCACCGACCGACGGCTTTGGAGGAGGCGCAAGACGCCTACCTCATCCACGGACCGAAAGCCATGTTCATCAGCGGCGGCACGGACCTCATTCCCAACCTGAAGCACCGTCTGTTCGAGCCCGAACACCTGATCTCGTTGCGGGGCGTCGCTTCGCTGAAGGGAATCTCGCGGTTGGGCGACGTCTTGCGCATCGGGGCGACCGAGACTCTCACCGCCACGGCGGCCCATCCCTTGGTGCAGAGGCTCTTCCCCGCGCTTTCCGAGGCAGCGGGAGCGGTGGCCGGTCCGCAGCTTCGCAACTCCGGTACGATAGGCGGCAACGTCTGTCTCGAAACCCGCTGCACCTATTACAACCAGACCGAATTCTGGCGGAACGCCCTCGGCTACTGTCTGAAGAAGGACGGCGACGCCTGCCACGTCACGAGGGTCGGACGCAAGTGCGTGGCAGCGCATTCGGCCGACACTCCCCCGGTGCTCGCCTGCCTGGACGCCTCGGTGGAGATCGCCGATCGCTCCGGAACCAGGGTCGTGCCGGTCACCGAATTTTTCGTCGCCGACGGCATCGCCAACACCGTGCGAGGACCCCACGACCTGGTGGTCTCGGTGCACATTCCTCTGAGGTCGGCGAGTCTGCGCCAAGGGTACGCCAAGCTGCGGCAGCGTCGCTCCATCGACTTTCCGCTGCTCACGGTCGCGGTCTCGGCCGAGATGACCGAGGACGGCGCAGACGGCGGAAGGGTGAAGAAGGTAACCGGGGTGGTCACCGCTATGGGCTCCCGTCCGCGCCTGCTCACCGGCTGGAACCGGATCGCCCGAGGAAACGGACTGACCGACGAGGTGATCGACGCGCTGGCCGAGCGCGCCCACCGCCAGTGCCACCCCCTGACGAACATCGCCGTCGATGTCGACTGGCGACGCGCCATGGTCCCCGTCTTCACGAGACGGGCCTTGGAGGCGGCCAAGGGTCGGCCGCCCCGCAGTGCTTAGAACCCTGTGGACAACCTCGCACGAGCGACGAAGCGGCGTTTGCCCACGGGCTCTTAGCCCTCGCCCTCTTCGGGCAGCAACACCACCTTCACGAACTGGTCTTCGCGCAGATACTTGACGGCGGCGGCGCGCACCTCCTCGGCGGTCCAGCTCTCGATAAAGCCGTACGACGGGATGTCGCGTATGTCGAACCCCCGGCTCTCGTAGGTCAGAAGCTGGCTTCGCCAGTACCCGTTCCGTCGCAGGTTGGTCTCCTTGTCGCGTCTCTGGGTTTCCCGCACCTTGGCCACCGTCTCGGCGTCCGGACCTTCCCGCCTGATGCGCTCGATCTCCTCGAAGACCACCGCGCTCAGCTCCTCGGCCCGCTCGGGATCCGAACCGTACTGGATATTGACCGCGTACTCCTCGTCCGGTCGAATACTGAGCGACGAGCTGACGCTCACGCCATAGGTGCCTCCAAGGTCTTCACGCAACAGCTCGCGCAAGCGGATATCGAGCACTGACGCCAGGTTGCTCAACGTGAGCTCTTCCTTGCGCGAGTACTCGCCGTCACCTGTGAAGACGATCATCGTCTGGCTCTGCGGCTCCAACCCTTTGTACACCACCTTCTCGATCACCCCTTGAGGCGGGTCGATGCCGTGGTCCACCCAGGTCTCCTCACGGCCGAGGTCAGGCAGTGCGCCCAGGTAGGTCTCGACCAGCGGTCGCATCTCTGCCGTCGAGAAGCTTCCCACGAAGTAGAAGGTGAAGTCGGAGGCGTCGGCGAACCTTTCCCGGTAGAAATCCATGGCCACATCGAGGTCCGCGTCCGCCATCGCTCCGAGCATCGTCCCAAGGGAGGGCGCGCGCGGATGGCCCTGAGCCAGGACGTTTGCGAGGGTGTCCAGCATGACCATCTGAGGCGTCAACGCCATATTCATCATCATGGCCATCTGCGCCTTGAGCGCGTCGAACGCGGTCTCGTCCCTGCGAGGCTCGGTGAAGCCCAGATAGATGAGCTGGAAGGCGGTCTCGAGGTCCTGCGGCGACGCCGTGCCGCTGACGCCCTCGGTAAGCCCTCCGATGCTCATGGCCACGTTCGCCTGCTTGTCGGCCAGCATTCGGTTGAGGGAGATCCGGTCGAACTCCCCGGCTCCTCCGCTGCTCACCGCCTGGTCCGCAACCGTGGCGCTGACGAAATCTTCGTCGGTCGAGAGCGACACCCCGCCGGGGCTCGTAGCGGAGAAGACCACCTGATCTTCACGGAAATCGGTAGGCTTGAGGACGACGCGAACGCCGTTTTCGAGCTCCCAGACCGTCACTCCGACCTCCTCGATCACCTCCTCCGAGACGACCGCAGAGCCTGCAGGGACTACGGGGAGAAGCTCGGACGAGAGCTCTTCCGCCACGTAGGGTGCGATATCCTTTTGGGCCACCGCCGCGAAGACGGCGTTCACGGCTTCCTCGTCCGGGGTGTCGAGCCCCTCCTTTTCGGGTCCGGCGACCGTGATCACGCGCCCCGCCTCGCTCAGCCAATCCTGCGCGAACGTGTTCGTCTCCTCCAGGTCGATGCCGGGGAGAAACTCTTCCACCATCGCCACCTCGGTCTCGACCGTCGGGTAGGTTCCGCCTTGGAGGAAGACGTTGACGTAGCGACCGGCGAGCGCGGCCGAACTCCGGTTGTCGGCTTCCGCGAGGGTGGCCTCCCAGCGTCTGGCCAAGGACGCCTTCTCGCGCTCGAGCTCGGGAGCGGTGAAGCCGTGGCGCGCCGCTCCCTCCACCTTGGTCAGCAAGGCATCGAGTCCGCGCTCGATCCCGTCTTCCGGTACGATCGCGCTGAACTGCGACGCGTCCACCCCTCGGACGAAGGAGCCGCGAGAGACGCCGCCGCCCAGGATGGGTGGTTCGGCCTCGAGAGTGAGCTCCTCTATCCGTTCGTTGAGCATCGCCGAGTAGAGGGAACGCACCAGACCCTGCCTGAAGGCGCCCACGGTACCACGCTCCTGCGGCGGCTGCTTGAAGAGAACGGACACCTGGGTGAACGCCACCTCGGGATCGGTGGAGACGATTGTGAGCGGGTCGTGGTCGATGGGAACCGTCGCCTCCTCGCGTGGCCGCGGATTCTCTGGGCCCCGGAGACCGGCAAAGCTCTCCCTGATCATTCCCTCGATCTCCGCGCCGTCGAAATCGCCCACGGCCACCACCGCCATGAGGTCGGGGCGGTACCAGTCCCGGTAGAAGCGAAGCAAGGTCTCGGTCGGCGCGGAGCTGACCACGTCGGGACTTCCGATGGGCAGGCGATTCGCGTACCGCGACTCGTGGAAGATGACTGGCACCTGCTCGTCCGACACCCGCGCGTTCCCGCCGCGTCTTCCTCGCCACTCCTCCACGACTACCCCGCGCTCCTTGTCCACCTCCTCGGGAAGGAAGGTCAGGCCGCTCGCCCAATCCACCAGGATTCTCATGGCTGTGGCCATCACCTCGGGGTCGTCCATGGGCACGCGCAGCATGTAGACGGTCTCGTCGAAGCTCGTATAGGCGTTGATGTGGGGACCGAACTGCATCCCGATCGACTCCAGGTAGTCGACCAGCGCCTGCTTCTCGAAGTTGCGGGTGCCGTTGAAGGCCATGTGCTCGACGAAGTGCGCGAGACCCAACTGGTCGTCGTCCTCCAGGATCGAGCCGGCGTTCACGACCAGGCGCAGCTCAGCGCGGTTCTCGGGTTCGTCGTTCTCGCGGACGAAATAGGTGAGGCCGTTGTCGAGGGCTCCGGTCAGGACGGCGGGGTCGTTGGGGATGAGCTCGCCGAGCTCCTGGCTTCGGACGGTGCGCCCGGCGGCCTTGTCGGGAGCCGCAAGCAGTACGGCTGCGCCAACGACAAGATGGGCAGCGAGGAGCGTGGTCGCGCTTCGTCGTACATGGGTTCCGTTCATTCCGGTGTCTCTCCTTGGTGATATGGTTCCCCTTAACCTAACCGGCTAGGCATCGGTTCGGATTCCGGTTTGCCGGCACCGCTGACCATGAGACGGCCGAGCTCACCGCGTCCGACCTCGCTCCCCGAAGTCGGCACCAACCTGCCCCGTACCATGGCGAAGGCGCGGTGCGAGAGGGCGGCCGCCTCGTCGAGGTCGGTCGTGATCAGAAGGACGCCCGGCGGAACAACCCCACGAACCAAGCGTTCGAGCGTGCGGTGGACGAAGGCGGTCGAGCGGAAATCCAGCCCTCGGGTCGGGTTGGCGGCGACGATCAGGTCAACCTCTCTGCCCAGCTCGCGGGCCGCCAGGAGCCTCTGCTGATTGCCGCCCGAAAGCGAACCTGCCGCAGAGCGTTCGTTTTCCGTCTGCACGCCGAACTCTCTTATCAACGACCGGGTCTCGTCCCTCAGCTCGCCCCACCTGAGCACGGCGCCCGCGACGCTCTGCCGATGAAGAGCGATGTTCTCGACGAGATCGAGTCCTGCGGCGATCCCCTCGCGACTCCGGTCTTGCGGTATGTAGCCTACCTCGGCGGGCAAGGCCAGCTCCCCCGAGTCGGGTGCCAACCTGCCGGCCATCACCTGCGCCAGCTCCCGCTGACCGTTCCCCTCGACTCCCACCACACCCACGATCTCACCACGTCCGATTTCGAGCGAAACGCCGTTCAGGGCCTGCTCGCCCGTCCGGCCTCGCACCGAGACCGAGCGGCAGGAAGCGACCGCGGGCAGGGACGCCGCGCGTGAGGACACCCCGGTGCCCGACACCTGTTCGGAAGCGGCGCTTCCAAACGCGGCGGGCGGCACCTCGGGCGTGTGATCATCGGTCGCGACTCGGGCTACTGGTTCGATCCCCGCCGCGACACCGGTTTCGCCGAGATGTCCCACCATGGCGTCCGCCAGTTCGGCGCGACCGACCCGGCCCGGCACGTCTGCCGAGGGGGCCGTCTCCAGCACCGTTCGCCCATGCCTGAGGACGGTGAAGCGATCGGCGACGGCCATGACCTCGTCGAGCTTGTGAGCGACGAGGGCGATGGCGAGCCCGTTGCCGGCCAGTTTGCGGAGCAGCGCGAAGAGAGACCGGATTTCCGTCGGAACCAGCACTGCGGTGGGTTCGTCGAGAATCAGGATGCGGGGATGGGCTATGAGGGCCTTGAGGATCTCGGTGCGCTGCCGATCTCCTATGCTCAGGTCCTCGACTCGGCTGGAGAGGGGCAATCTCCACTCGGTCAGTTGCATGAGCTCGCGGACCCTAGCCGTCACCTGCGAGATCGGGAGCCGCAGGCTGGGCAGGGGACTCGCCAGCGCGAAGTTGTCGATCAGCGTCATGCGCTCTACCAGGCGGAAATTCTGGTGCACGAAGCCGATCCCTCGCTTCCGCGCCTCCACCGGGGACCTCGGTCGACCACGAATCCCGTCCACCTCGACCTCGCCCGCATCCGGGGCGACCATGCCGCCGAGCACACCAAGCAGGGTGCTCTTGCCGGCCCCGTTCTCGCCCAGTACACCGTGCACCGATCCCGTTTCCAGATGGAGACAGGCTCCATCCAGGGCCCGGACGCTGCCGAAACTGCAGCTGACCCCGATCAGCCGCGCGGCGGCCCGCGGTCGGTCGGCCACAGCGGCGGAGTTCAGGAAGAGCCCTCCTCGTCCTCACCATCCTCGATAACGTCCCCGATGCCTTCGACGTACCTTATGGCAGGTACCTCGAGCTCACCGGCGATGATCGACCTTCTCGCCTCCCGGACGGCCTGTTCGGCTGCGTCGGGTATCACGTCGAGAGCGGGATTGGCGACGAAGTCTATTAGGCCGTTGGCGATTCCGGCGGTGAACACGAGCGGCGGCGGGTCGGCCAAGGAACCGCCGTCGGGTAGCGATTCGATTTCGCGATCGTGGATCATCTTCGCCGCCCGGAGAAAGACGCCCGGGGCGGAGATCACCGCGCTGCCTACGATGACGTCCGGGGCGACGTCGTTCTGGTCGCGATTCATCCCCAGTGCCCAGATCTCGCGCCCCGCCGCTCGGGCTTCGCGCACCGCCTGGAAGACACCGAACGACGCGGCGTCCACGTTGTGAATCACCACGTCGGCCCCTTGGGAAAGCTGCGCCACGGCAGCCTCCTTGGCCGCAGCCACGTCGTCCC
It encodes the following:
- a CDS encoding ATP-binding cassette domain-containing protein, with protein sequence MHGVLGENGAGKSTLLGVLGGMVAPDAGEVEVDGIRGRPRSPVEARKRGIGFVHQNFRLVERMTLIDNFALASPLPSLRLPISQVTARVRELMQLTEWRLPLSSRVEDLSIGDRQRTEILKALIAHPRILILDEPTAVLVPTEIRSLFALLRKLAGNGLAIALVAHKLDEVMAVADRFTVLRHGRTVLETAPSADVPGRVGRAELADAMVGHLGETGVAAGIEPVARVATDDHTPEVPPAAFGSAASEQVSGTGVSSRAASLPAVASCRSVSVRGRTGEQALNGVSLEIGRGEIVGVVGVEGNGQRELAQVMAGRLAPDSGELALPAEVGYIPQDRSREGIAAGLDLVENIALHRQSVAGAVLRWGELRDETRSLIREFGVQTENERSAAGSLSGGNQQRLLAARELGREVDLIVAANPTRGLDFRSTAFVHRTLERLVRGVVPPGVLLITTDLDEAAALSHRAFAMVRGRLVPTSGSEVGRGELGRLMVSGAGKPESEPMPSRLG
- a CDS encoding insulinase family protein, with protein sequence MNGTHVRRSATTLLAAHLVVGAAVLLAAPDKAAGRTVRSQELGELIPNDPAVLTGALDNGLTYFVRENDEPENRAELRLVVNAGSILEDDDQLGLAHFVEHMAFNGTRNFEKQALVDYLESIGMQFGPHINAYTSFDETVYMLRVPMDDPEVMATAMRILVDWASGLTFLPEEVDKERGVVVEEWRGRRGGNARVSDEQVPVIFHESRYANRLPIGSPDVVSSAPTETLLRFYRDWYRPDLMAVVAVGDFDGAEIEGMIRESFAGLRGPENPRPREEATVPIDHDPLTIVSTDPEVAFTQVSVLFKQPPQERGTVGAFRQGLVRSLYSAMLNERIEELTLEAEPPILGGGVSRGSFVRGVDASQFSAIVPEDGIERGLDALLTKVEGAARHGFTAPELEREKASLARRWEATLAEADNRSSAALAGRYVNVFLQGGTYPTVETEVAMVEEFLPGIDLEETNTFAQDWLSEAGRVITVAGPEKEGLDTPDEEAVNAVFAAVAQKDIAPYVAEELSSELLPVVPAGSAVVSEEVIEEVGVTVWELENGVRVVLKPTDFREDQVVFSATSPGGVSLSTDEDFVSATVADQAVSSGGAGEFDRISLNRMLADKQANVAMSIGGLTEGVSGTASPQDLETAFQLIYLGFTEPRRDETAFDALKAQMAMMMNMALTPQMVMLDTLANVLAQGHPRAPSLGTMLGAMADADLDVAMDFYRERFADASDFTFYFVGSFSTAEMRPLVETYLGALPDLGREETWVDHGIDPPQGVIEKVVYKGLEPQSQTMIVFTGDGEYSRKEELTLSNLASVLDIRLRELLREDLGGTYGVSVSSSLSIRPDEEYAVNIQYGSDPERAEELSAVVFEEIERIRREGPDAETVAKVRETQRRDKETNLRRNGYWRSQLLTYESRGFDIRDIPSYGFIESWTAEEVRAAAVKYLREDQFVKVVLLPEEGEG
- a CDS encoding FAD binding domain-containing protein, producing MLRLPRYRYHRPTALEEAQDAYLIHGPKAMFISGGTDLIPNLKHRLFEPEHLISLRGVASLKGISRLGDVLRIGATETLTATAAHPLVQRLFPALSEAAGAVAGPQLRNSGTIGGNVCLETRCTYYNQTEFWRNALGYCLKKDGDACHVTRVGRKCVAAHSADTPPVLACLDASVEIADRSGTRVVPVTEFFVADGIANTVRGPHDLVVSVHIPLRSASLRQGYAKLRQRRSIDFPLLTVAVSAEMTEDGADGGRVKKVTGVVTAMGSRPRLLTGWNRIARGNGLTDEVIDALAERAHRQCHPLTNIAVDVDWRRAMVPVFTRRALEAAKGRPPRSA
- a CDS encoding molybdopterin-dependent oxidoreductase gives rise to the protein MKSLRHSVIGSRQRRVEGLDKSSGRALYTDDIALPGMLHGKILRSPHPHARILSIDTSKARSLAGVRGVVTGADMPVRYGIIPWTPDEYPLALDRVRYVGDGVAAVAAVDEDTAIAALRLIDVEYEELPSFLDAYDSADADGSAPYIHEPRKPGGNGNVTKRVQLAFGEVDSAMVGSDVVVEGEYFFEGTTHAPIEPHCAIGRWEPDGTPTGVSPHSESPSASAGGTGGRLTVWSATQVPHYLHRELGRVLGLDQARVRVLQPMVGGAFGGKSEPFDLEFCVAKLAMITGRPVKILYTREEVFYAHRGRHPFHMKYRTGADSDGHLAAVDAEILLDGGAYASFGLVTTYYSGQLLCAPYAMPAYRFDSTRVYTNKPACGPKRGHGSVQPRFAFEVQLDKLAERCSLDPFELRRRNLLADGERTLNELRVTSNGFGTCLDAVERASDWRRKFRRLPFGRGVGVAGSTYISGTNYPIYPNEMPQSAIQMQIDRSGRVAVFSGASEIGQGCDSMVAYVAAEELGVPLDYVRVMRGDTDFTPVDLGAYSSRVTFMLGNAAIDAARKLKRLVRKAVAEHWSRGHAGTRDEDAAHAGNGSRANGAGPESAPPVSARQVLLAGGRAMYAPDTSVSMHIREAFELAEARFGTLTASGWYNTPKDVHGSYRGATIGASPAYSFTAHVAEVDVDVESGYVDVRRIWIAHDCGRALNPVLVEGQMEGSAYMGFAEALMEEHLFRDSSEGRAGLLTAPSLLDYRIPTSLDTPELRSLIVESIDPEGPYGAKEAGEGPLHPSIPAIANAIYDAIGVRLDRLPFTPPKVWRAIACAEELGTLGKPRPPHRAGGRESIPANARTSSCRQFAPRPQGRTEGTDGC